The Halichoerus grypus chromosome 15, mHalGry1.hap1.1, whole genome shotgun sequence genome includes a window with the following:
- the CLEC11A gene encoding C-type lectin domain family 11 member A, which yields MVEGKGRAEVSSGKWKEGGMWGDPRRDPGFGTLEVSGHRSRASGEPREAGRDTHTEEQRPTDEQRVDRDKSWEKRDQREAGRGRNQGLVICTHSSPQRHPSAALGAAEPSPMQAAWLLGALVVPQLLGFSHGARGADREWEGVWGGAQEEEREREALMLKHLQEALGLPAGRGDENPEGTPEDEETWGTQEDGQGEEEEETTPTPSSGPSPSPTPEDTVTYILGRLAGLDAGLHQLHVRLHALDTRVVELNRGLRQLREAASDTRDAVQALQEAQSRAEREHGRLEGCLKGLRLGHKCFLLSRDFEAQAAAQARCVARGGSLAQPADRQQMEALTRYLRAALAPYNWPVWLGVHDRRSEGLYLFENGQRVSFFAWHRAPRPEPGAGPSPAPHPLSPNQPNGGTLENCVAQASDDGSWWDHDCERRLYYVCEYPF from the exons ATGGTGGAAGGAAAGGGCAGGGCGGAAGTGAGCTCTGGAAAGTGGAAAGAGGGGGGTATGTGGGGAGACCCAAGGCGGGATCCAGGCTTTGGAACGTTAGAGGTTTCCGGCCACAGAAGCAGGGCCTCAGGGGAGCCAAGAGAGGCggggagagacacacacacagaggagcaGAGACCAACAGACGAACAGCGAGTGGACAGAGACAAGAGCTGGGAGAAAAGGGATCAgagagaagctgggagaggcaggaacCAGGGGCTAGTGATTTGCACGCACTCCAGTCCCCAGAGACATCCCTCTGCAGCCTTGGGTGCTGCAGAGCCCAGCCCGATGCAGGCAGCCTGGCTGCTTGGGGCCCTGGTGGTCCCTCAGCTCCTGGGCTTCAGCCATGGGGCTCGAGGAGCAgacagggagtgggagggagtCTGGGGAGGCGCCCAagaggaggagcgggagagggaggccCTGATGCTGAAG CATTTGCAGGAGGCCCTGGGGCTGCCCGCTGGGAGGGGGGACGAAAACCCTGAGGGAACCCCTGAAGACGAAGAGACCTGGGGGACGCAGGAGGACGgtcagggggaggaagaggaggaaacaacGCCAACCCCCTCTTCTGGCCCtagcccctctcccacccctgaaGACACCGTCACTTATATCC TGGGCCGCCTGGCCGGCTTGGACGCAGGCCTGCACCAGCTGCACGTCCGTCTGCACGCGTTGGACACCCGCGTGGTCGAGTTGAATCGGGGGCTGCGGCAGCTGCGGGAGGCGGCAAGCGACACCCGCGACGCCGTGCAAGCCCTGCAGGAGGCGCAGAGCCGCGCGGAGCGCGAGCATGGCCGCTTAGAGG GCTGCCTGAAGGGGCTGCGCCTTGGCCACAAGTGCTTCCTGCTATCGCGCGACTTCGAGGCGCAGGCGGCGGCGCAGGCGCGTTGCGTGGCACGGGGCGGGAGCCTGGCCCAGCCCGCGGACCGCCAGCAGATGGAGGCGCTCACTCGCTACTTGCGCGCGGCGCTCGCTCCCTACAACTGGCCGGTGTGGCTGGGCGTGCACGACCGGCGCTCCGAGGGACTGTACCTCTTCGAGAACGGCCAGCGCGTGTCCTTCTTCGCCTGGCACCGCGCGCCCCGTCCGGAGCCCGGAGCCGGTCCCAGCCCCGCGCCGCACCCGCTCAGCCCTAACCAGCCCAACGGCGGCACGCTCGAGAACTGCGTGGCGCAGGCCTCGGATGACGGCTCCTGGTGGGACCACGACTGCGAACGCCGCCTCTACTACGTCTGCGAGTACCCCTTCTAG